The Rhizobium sp. BT03 genome segment ATGCTTTAGGCCCCGATGTCGACCATACGAAAATTGCGCAGTTCGTGAAAGATCAGGCCTGACCGCGAAAAACTACGCCAAACTGACAGTTGAAAATTGTCTGATAATCTGTCAAATATGATGAAGGGAGCGAAACCCAATGGCCACTTTGGACAGGAAAGATAAGGGGTCTAAGGCCGGCGAGCGAACAGCTCCATCGGAGCAGTTCAAGCGCGGACTTGCTACTCGTCGGCAGGTGATGGGGGACGCTTACGTTGATGCGGCCCTCGGAAAGGCGACCGACTTCACCTGGCCGATGCAGGAACTCGTCACCGAGTATTGTTGGGACAATATCTGGAACCGACCTGGCCTCGACCGTCGCGCTCGATCGATCCTCAACCTTGGAATGATAGCGGTTTTAAACCGACCGCACGAGCTCAGAGGCCACATCCGCGGCGCCATCAACAACGGTGTTACGAAACAGGAGATCCAGGAGATCTTCCTTCAGGTGGCTATCTACGTTGGTGTGCCAGCAGGCATCGACAGTTTCAGGCATGCCCAGGAAGTATTCACCGAAATGGGCATTTGAGAATGTGCTGTCCCGTGAGGGGGCATGTACAACATGCGCGGAGTTCTCAGCGCTTATCAACAAGGGAGGAGCCTAAAATGGCGATAGATCTCAAGAAATTCATAGAATTCGTGCGGGAGGATTTCGAGTTCAAGCGCGAAACTCGTTATCTTAACGGTATATTAAAATGCGATTTCCCTACCCGCAGTGTAGCGCTTCATTTCGAGGACGGTACGTTGCTAAAGGTGGAAGAGGCCGAATACGACGACGACAAGTGCACTATCGTCATACGCGGGACCGGTTCACAGTGGGAGGCGCTGCTTCAGCACAAACCCTTGCCGTTTTATCAGTGCTTGCAGTCATCAAACATCAAGCATGGCCTCTACCTTAGCAGTAACAACGAAACCTTCGCGTATCTGCCTGCTCTCAACCGCATGACCACCCTGATGCGCAATGCCCGTTCTGAAGGAGCAGCAGCATGACCAAGTTTGACCCCATTATCGGCCGTTATCTCTATCTCACCGTAGAAGGTATCGAGTACCGCGTCTATTACGAAGAAGCGGGCCAGGGGATTCCGCTTCTCGTCGGTCATACGGCAGGGTCCGACGGTCGCCAATACCGTCATATGCTTTGCGATTCCGACGTGACGAAAAATTTTCGCGTCATCGCGTTCGATCTGCCGTATCACGGCAAGTCCCTTCCCCCCTACGGCGTTCGCTGGTGGGAGAAGGAATACAACATGACCAAGAAGTTCATGATGGACTTCCAGCTCGAACTCTCAAAAGCGCTCGACCTAGACCGCCCCGTTTATTTGGGCAGCTCCATGGGCGGCCATCTCGCGATCGACCTGGCATCGAACTATCCGGACAACTTCCGCGCCACGATCTCGGTCGAAGGTGCGTTGCGCTCGGCGGCGGAGTACGTCGACGTCGGTATGGCTGGCATCCGCAGGGAGTTCGACAATCCAAACGTCAATCGCACCTCCATCGGTGCGGCGATGATGCTGAATATCTCACCGTACTCGCCAGAAGCGAATGTCCGTGAAATCCAGTGGGAATACAGCTGCGGTGGACCGGGAATCTTCGCGGGTGATCTTTATTACTACTACTACGACCACGATGTGTCGCCAGAAGAAGCCAGCAAAATCGATACGTCGAAATGTATGCTATACTTCCTCACGGGCGAATACGATCCAAACACGTCCCCGGCCGATACCAAGATTGCTGCAGACCTGGTCAAAGGCTCCAAGTTTTGGACAATGGAAAAGCTCGGACATTTTCCCGTTACTGAGGACTATAGCGAGTTCCGGAAGTATCTGTTGCCGATTCTTGAGGAGATCCAACAGTCATCAGCAGCCCGGTCTAAGGTTGCCTGATCCTTTTCTCGGGAGGAGAACTTCAATGAGGTGCATTCTGAATGTCACACTTGGGGCGCTGATCTCGGTTAGCGCCCTGGCGACAACCGCTTACGCGGATGGTGTCGATCAGCTACCGGCTACAGAAAAGAAGATCTATGAAACTGTAGATCCGCAGATTCCATTGGGGGCGAGCGCCTACAAAGACTTCAAGCCCAAAAAGGGTCCTCCGTGGAAGATCGGCTATGCAAGCAGCTACGCTGGCAACACCTGGCGAGCCGCAGCTCTCGATGCGGTCATGAGCGATCTTTTACCGCGATCAAAGGCTGCGGGCCTGGTGTCTGATGTCGTGGTCACCCAGTCGGATCTTAAAGACGCCGTTCAGATCCAGCAGATGCGTCAAATGGTGGACGAAGGCGTCGATGCAATCATCATCTGCTGCTCGAACGTCACGGCTCTTAATCAGACGATCGAATATGCCTACAAAGCCGGTGTGCCGGTGTTCTCATTTTCGGGCTACGTGACGTCGCCATACGCCATCAATGGCGCGGCCAATCACGCGCAGGGCGGTGCCGAGATGGCGACGTGGCTGGCGGAAAAAATAGGAAAGAAGGGCAATATCCTTCTCGTTTCTGGTATTCCCGGTTTCGCTTCTTCGGACAGCTTTGACAAAGCGGCTAAGGAAGCACTTGCTAAGTACCCCGACATAAAGATCGTCGGTGAAGTTGCAGGGAAGTGGACCGACCAGGTGGCCCAGGTCGAAGTTCAGAAGTTTCTTGCGACGAACCCGACGAAGATTGATGGGATCCTCACGCAGGGGGCCCAAGAGAACGGCGTTCTCAACGCAATGCTGCAGTCAGGTCGAGACATGATCCCGATTACTCTCGGGGGGGAAGCTTCCGCCGCGTGCTACTGGCGCAAGAACCCCGAGTTTGTGGACAGGAGTTTCCATATTTGGCCGCCGCGTCGCGAGATGCAACAGATGTGGGAGATCATGCTCCGCACATTGGAGGGACAAGGCCCTAAGGTTCAGTCCTTCCTTCGACCCGTCTTGCCTTACACCATCGATGAAGTCCGCGCGGCAATACCAGAAGATTGCGACTTGAACTCGACAGACTTCGTGGAGCCCAAGGCGGACGGGTGGTTTCCTGCTGCGATTGCTGCAGACTACTTCGAACGCCCGGCTGATCCCTGGAAGCCTGTGTCGAAGTGAAACTGTTCTGCCCGGTGGGTCTTGCCACCGGACAGAAGTTTCTCTTGTGGGAGGACCGCCTCGCGCGGCCGTTGGGATTAGAGGATCTCCGATGCAAAACCAAACTACGATCAAGTTGATCAATGTTGCCAAGTCTTTCGGCGAGACTAAGGCCTTAAAGAAGTGTGATTTTGAAGCCCGGGCCGGAGAAGTGCACGCCATCGTCGGAGAGAATGGAAGTGGCAAAAGCACGATGGCGAAGATCATGTCTGGAGTGTTGCACCCAGATTCCGGGAGCGTTTCGGTCCTTGGAGAAGAGATTTCGACTCCGACTGACGCCAAGCGCATCGGGCTGACAACGATCTTCCAGGAAGTGCTGGTGGCCGACGAGGCCAGTGTATTGGAAAACCTGTATGTCGGGCGCGACGGCATCTTCCGCTCGCAGGGCGGCAGTGGTCGGCGTACCGAGGCTGAGGAGATCCTGAAACGCCTCGTCGGCAAGCCCGTGGATCTCGATCAGAACGTTGGGGCATTGCCTCTGAGCGTCAAGCAATGGATAGTTATTGCGCGAGCGGTCTTGCGCAGGCCGAAGGTCCTCATCCTCGATGAATCGTCTGCGGCATTAGACCTCGATTCCACGATCCGCCTCCACGAGGAAATTGATCGTCTCCGTAGGGAAGGTGCGACCGTGCTGATCGTAACGCATCGGATCGCTGAACTTGTCCGCATCGCCGATCGAGCCACGATCCTTCGCGACGGCGTCACCATTGGTACGCTCGAGAAGCATGAAATAACTGAAGAGAACCTGCTTTCAATGATGACGCCCGCGGACCGAAACGCAAGCGACGCGAAGGCGTACGAATCAAAGCAAGTAGGCGCCGCCGCGCCGGCCGTGGTAGCGGTAAGAGACCTCGTTACTCACAGCGCGGCAGCGCCCTTCGATTTCGATCTACCGAAAGGAGCGATCATCGGTGTTGCAGGACTCGACGGGCACGGGCAGGACGCTTTCGTACGCGCCGTTGCGGGTATCATCCAGCCTTTTGGTGGTAATGTCCAAGTCTGGTCATCCAGCACCGAGAGAATGAAAAAGGTCGCATCGCTCGAAGACGCTACCAAAGCAGGAATCTCGTATATTTCCGGCGACCGCAAGCGTGAAGGTATCTTCCCTCAGCAGAGCATCTTCGAAAATCTTGCCATCGGCGTCTATCGCAAGAACCTCGGTCCTCTTGGTATAATCAATAAGGCCGGCCTCAAACCCATGTTCAAACGCGAGGTGGATCGGCTCCGGATTAAGATTGGAAGTCCGGCGAACAAGATCACCTCACTGTCGGGCGGAAATCAGCAAAAAGTTTTGATCGGCCGTGCCTTTGCAAACGAACCGTCCGTCATCGTCCTTAACGATCCCGCTCGCGGTGTCGACCTCGGAACGAAGCGCGATCTCTACCGCGAACTGCGCCTGTTCACGGAGAAGGGTGGCAGCGTGATTTATCTATCAAGCGAAATCGAAGAGTTCATCGGCTTTGCGGACCGCGTCGACGTCTTCTTTGCTGGAAGGCTTTTCCGGTCGCTAGCAGGCGAGGACATAGCGGAAGAGCCAATCTTGGCCGCAATGTTTGGAAAATCGCCAAACGCCTCCATCGAGTTCGATCTGGAAAGGACTGCATGATGTCTGGAATCGCATTCCGTCAAATCACCCAGGACCGTTCCCTCTTCGTGCCGGCCGGCCTATTCATTGTCCTTTTGGTCGCCGTTGCCCTACGCGGACACGGGCTATTCACGAACAACGGCCTCGCAGGTGCAATCCTTGTCGCCACGCCCTTGATTCTAACGGCGCTTGCCCTCACCCCCATTGTCATGGCGGGTCGTGGAGCAGTGGACCTTTCAGTTGGCCCCTTGATGGGGTTCATCAACGTTACCCTTATTACCTGGCTTGTGGGTAACGGAATTACCAACCCTATCGCAGTGATAGTATGGGCAGTCGGCCTGGGAGCGGCATTCCAGCTACTCCAGGCGCTGGTTATCATTTATGTGCGTGTCGCTCCGATAATCGTTACGCTGTCGGGTTTTCTTGTCCTCTCCGGGTTGAACCTGATGGTGATGTCCCGACCGGGTGGAGTCGCGCCCGACTGGATGCTTAGCTGGGGGGCGGGGACCGACATCATGTCACCTGTTTTGCTGTTGCTGGTTGCAGCGTATGCATTATGGCTCCTTCTCAGGGGGACTATGTTTTACCGCAACCTTCGCATGACGGGTGCGGATGAGCGCATGGCGTATACGAGCGGCGTTCGAGTGGACGCAGTCCGCATCATCGCCCACGTTGTTGGTGGAGCATTCGCTGGACTTGCCGCCCTCAGCTACACGGCGCTGATCTCCTCTGGTGATCCGACGCAGGGCAGCACCTACACCCT includes the following:
- a CDS encoding alpha/beta fold hydrolase, with protein sequence MTKFDPIIGRYLYLTVEGIEYRVYYEEAGQGIPLLVGHTAGSDGRQYRHMLCDSDVTKNFRVIAFDLPYHGKSLPPYGVRWWEKEYNMTKKFMMDFQLELSKALDLDRPVYLGSSMGGHLAIDLASNYPDNFRATISVEGALRSAAEYVDVGMAGIRREFDNPNVNRTSIGAAMMLNISPYSPEANVREIQWEYSCGGPGIFAGDLYYYYYDHDVSPEEASKIDTSKCMLYFLTGEYDPNTSPADTKIAADLVKGSKFWTMEKLGHFPVTEDYSEFRKYLLPILEEIQQSSAARSKVA
- a CDS encoding ABC transporter permease; translation: MMSGIAFRQITQDRSLFVPAGLFIVLLVAVALRGHGLFTNNGLAGAILVATPLILTALALTPIVMAGRGAVDLSVGPLMGFINVTLITWLVGNGITNPIAVIVWAVGLGAAFQLLQALVIIYVRVAPIIVTLSGFLVLSGLNLMVMSRPGGVAPDWMLSWGAGTDIMSPVLLLLVAAYALWLLLRGTMFYRNLRMTGADERMAYTSGVRVDAVRIIAHVVGGAFAGLAALSYTALISSGDPTQGSTYTLQAVTALVLGGASLSGGRGGALGSTLGAINMFLISYLLSTFNFGTVSGFVTQMAFGLILVGSLLVNVFVISRRAVV
- a CDS encoding sugar ABC transporter ATP-binding protein — protein: MQNQTTIKLINVAKSFGETKALKKCDFEARAGEVHAIVGENGSGKSTMAKIMSGVLHPDSGSVSVLGEEISTPTDAKRIGLTTIFQEVLVADEASVLENLYVGRDGIFRSQGGSGRRTEAEEILKRLVGKPVDLDQNVGALPLSVKQWIVIARAVLRRPKVLILDESSAALDLDSTIRLHEEIDRLRREGATVLIVTHRIAELVRIADRATILRDGVTIGTLEKHEITEENLLSMMTPADRNASDAKAYESKQVGAAAPAVVAVRDLVTHSAAAPFDFDLPKGAIIGVAGLDGHGQDAFVRAVAGIIQPFGGNVQVWSSSTERMKKVASLEDATKAGISYISGDRKREGIFPQQSIFENLAIGVYRKNLGPLGIINKAGLKPMFKREVDRLRIKIGSPANKITSLSGGNQQKVLIGRAFANEPSVIVLNDPARGVDLGTKRDLYRELRLFTEKGGSVIYLSSEIEEFIGFADRVDVFFAGRLFRSLAGEDIAEEPILAAMFGKSPNASIEFDLERTA
- a CDS encoding ABC transporter substrate-binding protein — translated: MRCILNVTLGALISVSALATTAYADGVDQLPATEKKIYETVDPQIPLGASAYKDFKPKKGPPWKIGYASSYAGNTWRAAALDAVMSDLLPRSKAAGLVSDVVVTQSDLKDAVQIQQMRQMVDEGVDAIIICCSNVTALNQTIEYAYKAGVPVFSFSGYVTSPYAINGAANHAQGGAEMATWLAEKIGKKGNILLVSGIPGFASSDSFDKAAKEALAKYPDIKIVGEVAGKWTDQVAQVEVQKFLATNPTKIDGILTQGAQENGVLNAMLQSGRDMIPITLGGEASAACYWRKNPEFVDRSFHIWPPRREMQQMWEIMLRTLEGQGPKVQSFLRPVLPYTIDEVRAAIPEDCDLNSTDFVEPKADGWFPAAIAADYFERPADPWKPVSK
- a CDS encoding carboxymuconolactone decarboxylase family protein — encoded protein: MATLDRKDKGSKAGERTAPSEQFKRGLATRRQVMGDAYVDAALGKATDFTWPMQELVTEYCWDNIWNRPGLDRRARSILNLGMIAVLNRPHELRGHIRGAINNGVTKQEIQEIFLQVAIYVGVPAGIDSFRHAQEVFTEMGI